Part of the Xiphophorus maculatus strain JP 163 A chromosome 3, X_maculatus-5.0-male, whole genome shotgun sequence genome, TTGGCTGTTGTCCAACAAGTGTAACTCATCTAAACTTTTGACCAGAGTTTCTTTCAGGATGTTGGTCATGGGATCCCCAAAGTCTCAGAAAGCATAGGAGCAGCATTTTTGCAGTATTTACATTGCAATAAATAAAGTCTGCCAAGTAAAATTTTTGCTCAATTCTGATTTTGTGTAGGAATTAAAACACAAGTTGATTTTAGAAGCTTCTAGAAATTGAATGTAACTAATACTGACCATAAATTACTTGGGAACGATGTGGTGGTGATAAGGTGTGGAGATGGTGGTATGGCAGTAAGAGTTTTCCTTGTAATCAGTGGATCGCCTTGCTGTAAGCCTGACCCAGGGTTGGCATTCAGTAGCTTGCCATTATccgtgtgtgaatgtgtgcttTGAGATTTCAATTTGAGATATAAAGTACATTATAAATACAATtgattattattagtattacaTCAAGGGTGCCGAATTTAGCACACAGACCTTCTTTGAGCTTGACACACAGGTTTGTGTCATTATTATGTCAACTGTTCACAATAACACTGACTGTATCCAAAGTCTTACGAACCAGACACTACAACAATTCTTTGTTCTTCTACTGATCTGGCGTTTGCCTGTTCTCTCAGCTACTTGAGATAAAACAGATTAACATGTTCAATGATCTGAGTCTCAGACATGTTGAGAAATGCACTGATACTGCATCTCTGCATATTAAAGCCgcaacagaaagacaaaactCTTTAAAGTATCACAAAAATTCTGtcataatctatttttattcatcaatttttaaaatgaaatttttatatgatttaagttgaacagaaaaaaaacactttggtcCCTCACACATAAAAAACTGACTGAAGCTCTAATAATTACatataaacaatgaaataaaatgagtgCTCATAAACTATGAACAATTCACTTGCTATGGCCTGAACTCACAGTCTCACAACTTAGTCCTGGTATGAATGAATTGCACACCTGCTTGTGTTTAATCAAATATCTCGAGGTTTTAAAGTTGATTTGGAGGATGGTCACTATGCTGgcacactggagactggaattCGAAGCACCACTTCAggcaaagttttgaaatcagggaacatttctGCAGTTGAAATTATCAGGAGTTAGCAAGACTCCCTGACAGAGGGGTCTCATGGTCCTGTAGGCCTTTCCTTCAGTGGGAGGAAACCCTGCATGCGCTCCTTCTGGACCAGTGTTTGGTCAGACCCAGTAACTTAACCCTTATGACCTCTAATGTGGCTTCAGGCTATTtattgcgtgtgtgtgtgtggagtagATTGTGTGTTAGAAATATGAGTATTCAGCAGGCGTACTTCTGAAAGCAAGGTTTCCCCCTCTAATTGAATTTAAAGGTTAGAGGTCAAACTACTGGAAAAAGTCTAACACTGCTGGCCCATTACCACATCTGTTTGTCGTCCCCTGCATTTGTggactttgtgtgtgtgtgaactagaagtgtcagtgtgtttgtgtgtttgagcctgTGGGCTGGGGAGGGGTTACATTGTCTAATCAGTTTTGGTCAACATTCCCCTCCCCCTTTTTCTCCCCGCCTGTTTCTGTGGGTATATAAACCCTACGCAGACACACAATCTTTTCTTCACTCTTGTTCCTTCGACAACAACAGACCAGAGGTAAGCTTGTATGTGCCTGTATGCAGCTTGTTTGCTTACTGAAATACTTGTGCTTGTTTCTTAGAGTACTGATACTGGTATCAAGAAAATTAAAAGGGAGTCATTAATTTGGTAATCTACATTGCTAAAATCCGATGTTGCATAGGAGATAATATATACAAAATGCAGAGAAATGTGTATAATATcataaacattttgcaaaatagTGGCAATTTGTCTGTAATTACTGTTGTCATGTTTCTACAAGCGATGCTTTGAACTCTATCCAACCGCAAAGCCTGCCCTCTAAAGAGTTTTTAAACTACAATTTTTATAAGGCTGTAAATTAACATGAAATTAGACGAGTAGTATGGCAAGTGCATTTGACTCtcagcaaaaaataactttttatagTTGTTTTGACTCTGCTTGCTTTGTTTCTCTACGTGACGTCTTAGttggaaaaaaacccccaaaaacttCATGGTTATTTATAGCTTATGTTCTGAGTATCATGTGTCTGAAGGATCAGAGTGATATATGAGGTGTTAGAAAGTCTAGTTCTGATTGCATAAGTTGAAGCTGTGTTCTTGGGCGGGTTGGTTGTTTTGGGTGTATCTCCAGTCTTAACTAAACAATTAAGAGTTatattgaaactaaatgtaAGTTTGCCAACAAGCATTTATTCttttgagaaataaattagCTTGCAGTGGATATCTGGTCTCAAACTAAACTGAGACCAGCAGGATTTATTTTGCTCATTTCTGCATCCACAGTCACAAGATTTCTGTTAGAAAGCCAAGAACCCCATTGTACTTATTCTGGTATCATGTCTGAAATGAGGAACATGATGTTAATTTTCTGCAGCCTATATATAAGAATTCAAAAATTGGTATACAAAATGACAAGAGACAACATGTAGTCTCTATGCCATCTGCCGCTCCTCTTAAAGCAAATGTAGATCACAGTTAATGTTGGTACAAGTCAGTCCAAGTACATTACTCCTCTGATTCCTCATCTGCATcttaatttttgattttcttgttaAAGGAATGGGTTTTTGTTCTGGTctcaatatatttaaatcacTACATTTAtgaattcatttgtttattttttgtatttttcccctGTCAGGCATATTGTATATAGAATGTGGTTGCCTatgggttttattttactcagtttttattatgttttttattttattttttcaactgttcttttatttgacaaaactCTTTGCTCTATTAAATTTTATTcccatttctgtctttttttctgtgtttaactcCAGATGCCTCAGTTTGAGAAACCCACGGTGCACATGAGAGACCCTGAGAGGGTGGAGCAGATCATCTGTGGCCTCATTAAAGGAGGAGCTTCCAAACTCCAGGTACATCATCAAATCTTGATATTTGCTCCAACTTACTACCCCTTCTCCTTCGAAGCATTGCTAAATTGTTCTTAGAGTCTTTGGACAGACACGGTTTTCTCTTCTGATGCCTGTTTTATCAAACTCCTCTCCAAACTTCTGATaagtaaaatgatttttgaacattttaggtCATCACAGACTTTGACATGACAATAAGCAAATTTGCTGTCAATGGAAAACGCTGTCCGACTTTGCACAGTAAGTATTACATTTCGAGGTAATACATACAAATGCTACACCTTCATTGGAATCAGGCTGGAAACAcatattatattattaatattatcttttttctgcacagatgttATTGATAACTGCAAACTAGTGACAGAGGAGTGCAggcagaagctgctgcagctgaagcatAAATATTATCCCATTGAGATTGACCCTCACCTGAGTATGGAAGAGAAATACCCTTTTATGGTGGAATGGTAATTCAGGCGCCTGCAAATCATGTGACCTGTGATTTGCAGCTCCTACAGTTGGACTTTCCTAAAGATGTGTTTGTTTCCAGGTATTTTAAGTCCCACTCGCTGCTTGTTGAGCAGCGGTTAGAGAAGCACAAACTGCCGGAGGTGGTGAGGGAGTCTGACCTAGTCCTCAGGTAACTCCAGAGGATCAGATGAAGTGAATGTATGAGACCTCTATGTGGATTTGTTTACTTAGTCAGACAGCAGGATAAACTGAttgcttgttttgttgcagAGACGGATATGAGCAGTTCTTTGATCGGCTGCATCAGCACAACGTGCCTGTGTTCATTTTCTCTGCGGGTCTGGGGGATGTGCTGGAGGAAGTCATCAGCCAGGCTCGCGTTTACCACCCCAATATGAAGGTTGTCTCTAACTTCATGGACTTTGATGACAAAGTAAGTCATCTTTTTTCTACGTTACTGGCACATTAAACAGCTAAACATAAGAAGAAATACGTCAATCGCATATTTATAAACTTAGACTTACTTTATTGTCATTCCACATTTGGTAACAAAAAGTTGTTGCTTGGCTGCCAAAGTATACAGAAAtatctatatgtatatatacatccAAGTGTTACTGGTGCAGGTAAAATAAGTATTCTGTACAAAaattacacatatttatatataaacatataaatataaatatataaataaaagaaccaacaatagaaacaacaaatctATGCTAATTTCCATTCTCTAGTTTTGTAGAGCTTAGCCAGTACTGGTCTCTACCagttttcatccatccattcatcttttTCTGCTTATCTGGGGTTGGGATGTGGGGATATCAGGctaagaagggaggcccagacttgcCTCTCCCCAGCCACCTGGGCTACCCTCTGGGGAATCCCaaggtgttcccaggccagctaagaaacatagtccctccaatgtgtcctgggtcttccccgggtcCTCCTCCTTGTGGCATATGCCTGGAGCACCTCTCCAGGGAGGCATCTAAGAGGCATCCTAACCTGATGctcgagccacctcaactggctcctcttaATGAGAAGGAGCcagttttgaatttttaacaCAAACTCAGCAATTATTCATAGTGAGAACATAATGATGTTTGAGATAGCAGTTGCTGTAAAACAGGGTTTCACTATTTAAAAATGAGTGATTAGTTCAATTAGCATTGTTAGCGTCACTAATAGACATCAGTCTCTGTGTGTATATCCAAGAAAATGTAGACTTTTACAGTAATGCTGGGCTTTACAAAAtgctgccaacatttccaatttcatcaatttccaaaGTGAGAGAGGTTGAAAGTTCAAAAGGATGAAAAACAGTAACTCTGCTGTCATATATTCTTTCTGGTGGTACTGAAGTATACTCAGAATGAGTTCATGCcctgttattaaaaaaaaatgtctccaatGTGGGTGTGAATTGATGTTGTGTGAAAGTCCTCTCCtcattaaatacaaaactgCTTTGAGAGAAAAGGTGAAATATGCAGCACCTGCCAAAGTCTACCTCTCTGTTGCAATCTGAATGAACAGCTGATGTACTGAAACAGCTTGGTGCATTCACCATTCAGAAATGATCTGAGTTCTGTCAACTCTGAATACAAGTGATGGGTCTTTTTGTCCTGCAGGGCGTGCTAAAGGGATTCAAAGGTGAGCTGATCCATGTGTACAACAAACACGAAGGTGCACTGCGGAACACTGACTACTTCAAACAGCTGAGGGATTACAGTAACATCATCCTGCTGGGAGACTCACTGGGAGACCTCACCATGGCCGACGGTGCTCCCAATGTGGAGAACATGCTCAAGGTCGGCTTCCTCAATGACAAGGTAAAtccattaatatttcaaatattcaggtctccttttttttttttaaagaaattctaTTTCCCTATAATCCTAGGCATGTTTTATGTGGCAAAAAGCTTGTGCTGAGACAGTATATGTCTTTTCTAGACCAGAAAATAGTTCCTGTGCACTCTTGAAAAGTCTGTGAAAGtacaatattttacttttatcaaTTTTTCAAGTCTTGTGTTGtgtagaaaaaaactgtttgaaaaacatttgatttgccAGGAATTTATTCTCTTCTccattttgtcagaaaaaaatgttaaactgaaatacatttatttcctcCATTGCTTTACATTGAAATTACCTTGCATGTCTTTGTTCACATTACATCTTCcgttaatcattttaaaattgacactttgtttttcaccttttttaaaTCAGGGTTTTAAGTCTTTGGTtcttattgttgtatttttgccattttttatagtggaagaaagaaatcaaagatGTAAAGTATCTGTATTTAATGTGGGGTAATCCAATCCTGATCTGACAAGATTTGCTTTTGAAATACAGCTGTCTTAAATTTACCAGAAAGGCTTTGAAGTGGTCGTTTGTGCTTTGTGTTGATCGAGCAATGTGCTTTATTTACAAGTTTTTTGCTATTTCTGCAGGTAGAAGAGCACCTTGACAAATACATGGACTCTTATGACATTGTCCTTGTGAAGGACGAGACACTGGAAGTGCCCAATGCTATTCTCCAGAAGGTTCTATAATTCCATTATCCAATTCACCCCTGAATCCACAGCCCCTTTCTCTGCTTTCTCATACCCACTGCAGCCAGACTCCGGACCTCTGTCTAATTCCGCCACTACTCTAATTTCCGGCCCTCTTTCTTCAAACAAATCTCctacagcatttaaaaaagacatttcacaTCATCTGATATTTATAAAATCTTCACAGCTGCAACAATTGGCCTCTGGATTTTCTTTAGCTGAAATAACTACTCATGTTGATTCcccaatgtttttttcttataaaaagagatatgaggaaaaaatacagttaCGCCATCCTCGTGGCTTACACATTATggctgttattttttaaaaatatttttgatgttgTAAGATTTGTCCATGATAAAGCAGGTTCAAGCAGGGAGGCATAATGTTACTAGGCTGTGTCATATTGACCTGTTTGTGTCCACTCATGTCTGCCAAAGTTAGTATTTTAAAAGTACAAGAAACTATTTAGTATCATAAGGACCTTGAAAACTATTTCCTGATAAGCAAGTTGAATGTCTTGCTCTGTGGCAGTACCAACATAATGACAACagtatttctaaagaaaaatgaagaatttaGGTCATACAAATGAAACTGACAGGATCACGACAACTGGGAAATGCACTTTAAATTCTTttatacagaaaacaaatggcTATAGCTTTGATTTGTTGATGTTGGAAACAGTCTTGTACAAAAAAAGgtatgtttacatatttatttaattctaatGTACTAATTTGATATACTTTTAATTCACAAAggaggaataaaataaagattttcattctacaaatgaaatattcatgATGTTCTCAGCATAGCTCATTCACCCAAACACTGTTGTTGAATGTTAGAGATGATGTTTAAACCCGAAGCTGACCTCTTGTGGCTGCTACAATGAATTACAACATCATAAACAAGTTGATGCCTTTCAGATTTGCTTGTAAATAAAGATTCTTATGTTGATTATATCTAAGGTGTTTCAAGAAAAAGGGGTAAAAATAATGTTCCTTGTTCTGTAAGTCCCAGTATAACACCTgttcaagtgttttttttaaatcactttttttaaattcagtggTTAAAGTTGAGCACTgcctctgacattttttttctggagtttCAAAGCTAAATGATCTCCGTTTGTTTCAGTGTTCGGTGTTCCcctttgatttgtttgtgttttaaatgtgctgcTATCACCTGCATGTTGCCTTTTCTTATCATAGTGTTTATGTCTGAGAAATGGGAgactaaaaacatatttatcatttaaatgggGAATACTGTCACACTGTGTATATGGGAAATTATATGGAAATGTATATTGTTTTACTGCTTATGATATATTTTCTGActggtgtgttttatttttataagctGATGGTTTTCTTTGATGctgtgaataaaacatgcaataaaTTTCCTGAAGCCATGACTGAATCACAGAAGGGAACACCAAAAGTTTATCTGTCTTATTTCAATCTACATCCAATAAATTAAAGAAGCTGTTCTTTATTTATCTAATGTATTTGCGGGCAATTTGCCTTCTATTTCAAGATCTTAAAATTTAGCAATACAacataaaaagtataaaattatATCAAATGCAGCATATTTTTCTGGAGTTTTGGTATAGGGGCTTTGCtacaagttatttttaatagttattttaaataaatttcaagCATGAGATTATACTGTGGCAATAGGCAAATTTAATTAAGGACTTTTTACACATCTATAACAATAAGTAGCATTGTGGTTGGGGGGTTTTACttgtaaaattttcttttaaatctatccaaagatttaaaagaaaatctgtttttttttttttgtagttttttaatagattttcttttgcgTAAAAACTTGTGTACATAGAAGCCTACAACAATATTGTTTACACAATGCAACAAGCTTTTATTCCTACCTAAATGAATGAGTTGTACACagaatggggggaaaaataaaataaaagcaaggcTTTTGATTCAAGCCAAGAACATGGATATGGAAATCTGTCTCAagtcttcaaatgttttaatctaaTGAAACTACCTAAATTTTGTCTGTACtgcttccatttaaaaaaataaataaatgatctaAAACCAGCCACTAATAGTTAAATGGATCTAGagtatgtttttctgttttttttttgtttaaaggaCAAACGTGTCCTTTATCGACAAGCTGTGGTATATGACGTCTCAAGTGGCATTTACATTCGGATATTATGCTATGTTAAAGACAtggaataatatatatatatatgcaaatataTTGTGCTGAAtgtataatttataaaaacGCCAGAAATCTATATAGCCATTATTCAAATCAAAACTTACTTTCCCATGGACCCCTTGGTTTCCGTTCTTGCGCACTAACTGTTCTTCACCGTTTAGCGTCACTGTCATGACAACAAGACGATGGCTCCAAGCGAGAAGATGAGAAATGTGATGTTTGCGTGAAGCAGGAATAACAAACGAGGAGTAACGCTTCTGTAAAGGTTAGAAAATTGTGAAACATCCCCGAATGCTTGTTTTTCATGGCGGTAATTGCCGGTTATATTGGGAGACTTATCCTGACCTACTAGCTTATAGGCAGGGAAGTTGGATAGAGAGCTAATTAGCCGCGGCTAAGCTAAAGTTAAATCAGTCGGCTTGACGATAGCTCCCGTTCAGTTGTTCTGTCTCATGCTTAGTATTAAAGCGGACCCTGGATGTGtgtcattaattatttttattgttgcaacACAAAAATTATGTTTCCCAAGCAAGAAACTGTAAATGAAACCAGATACCCTCCGGCGCGTTGGGCTTCCCCAGAGAGTATTCCAGAGTTGTTCTGAATTGTTTGAAGTTGATCCTTTAACAGTACTgttaattattgtaattttagcCATTAACTACACATGAAATAGTGTTGTCATGGTTTCTTACAAGTCATTGAGAGCCATATAAACAAAGGCTGATTGTTTAAGGTTATAACTTTCACGACATGATATGATATTAATGTTGCGCATATATTGTTTCCTTTggataataaacattttgtttttatatctgaACTGCTAAATAAATAGTCTGCAGAactagatttttgttttcaaatgcatTATAGAAAAACAAGCATTGTTATACTCCATGTAAATGGTCCTAACTTCcagttattataaaacaaatgctCACTCATTTACTGTTTGTCTTTATCAAGTCTGTAGTTGCAAGCAGTTGAAATTAAGTGTGGTTGTTagaattgaaataaaagaaaaatgtctttgtagCTAATTTGCTTTAAAAGCCACTCAGGCTTTAAGGTCAGTGTGCTGAAGATAGGAGGGATTCTCTCTCTCTGGATTAACCGCCTGTTCCACCTGCTCAGCACTTGTCAAGTAGAAAAGCTGCTTGCCCCCACCTAGTCGCCTCTTCATTCACCTCCGTGCTAAATGTTTGGGTCATGTGACTAACTGCTGTTATTACCTTAGTAGTGAGCAAAGATCCAAAGCTAAATCCTCTTCAGGGCAAAAGGGCTGACTCTGCATTgcttattcaaaatatttcatttcatttgcttAATCGTAAATGTTATATGTCCTCGtgtgaacttttatttttttatttttaattagagaCATTTCTATCTGCAGTGTAAAGACAAAGGCTTGTTTCTCATATGCATTGATCAAGATTGCCCCCTCTGCTTTGCTCTGTCCAGTTGGAGGCGCCATGTCTCTTTTCAAAGCCCGTGACTGGTGGTCAGCTGCTCTCGGAGAGGGAGAGGAATTTGACCAGGGATGCCTGTGTGTCGGAGATGTGGACAACAGTGGTACAGGACATGGTCAGTTTGTCATGATGATCTTATCTTTACAACATGCTGACCTGAATGTAAACTTCTGTTGAGGTCACGAATAGTAAAATGTCGCTGGATTTCCACCTCtcaacatattttcaaagttaCATCAGTGTACATTTTGGTATCTACAAAAGtatcttgcaaaaatattcacagcccctgaacttttccacattttgtaacTTTACATCCATGGACTTATATGAATTTCATTGgagttttatgtgatagatatATGTGCAGATTAATGCATAAtaataaagttgaaaaatgatacatggttttgcaaattcttttaaaataaaacttttattcacCCTACGCTGAGTCAAGATTTGTAGAACCACGTTTTGCTCCAATAACATCTGCAAGTGGTCTGGGTTATAGCTCTACCAGCTTCATATTGTCAGAGACTGAAATTCCTGAGACTGAAACTTTGAAAaaggacagagacagagagcatctttaaaaatcaaatgatctcatttgtttttcaacTGGATTTTGGCCTGGACTCTGTCATTCTAAACCATGAATATAATTTGATGATAATCTTTCTAATGTAGCTCTGGCTGAATGTGGAGGGTACTGTGCCAAGTCTTCTGCATGGTTTCTTCCAGTATTGTCATCCATTAAGCTGTCGCTGTTAAAGAAAAGTGTATTCAAATTATGGTTCTGCCATGTTTCAAAGTCAGAGTGGTGTGTTCACCTTATAAAAGCCTGCCTAAATATAGTGAGTAGTAATTTCTGTTTCCCTTCTGTCTTATTAACTATCTTACAGACAAGATTGTTGTGGGCAGCTACATGGGGATGCTGCGGATTTTCTCCCCAAATGCCAATAAGCTGAGCGATGGTGGCACGGCTGATGCACAGCTCCTTGAAGTTCAACTTCAAAATGCCATTATTCAGGTGGAAGTTGGGAAGTTTGTCTCGTAAGTATTTACCTTGAACCCAGATCAAGTAGTAAAAAGGAACATGTGGTGATGCGTTGTGTATAATGTTTGCCTTACTTGTcgtattttcttttattttagggCAAACTTGTGGTTTTaggacatttattttgtaactcGCATATCCAACTTTCATACATTGTTGTGTCTAATTTGAGTGAATCACAGTGATTAACGTTTGCATTTGCTAACTGAATAAGTGAGAGCAATGCATCACTGAATGCTGGTCTTCTCATGCATTTCTCCCTGCAGCCCCCATTGAATTAAATCACAGGCATGGTTGAAAAAATTTGAAACtgtcagaaatgttgtttttcacaagCTTTACTGCTACAGAGCTTCTTTTGTCAAATACTTTACTCTCTGGGGCTTTATATGTCACTATACCTGTAAGccattgttgttttgatattaatattttaaatattgttattatttgttttctctgtgtgtttactTTGATCATTGTGTATCGCCTAATGGTTTTATGCATGTTAATGTCTGCAAAACACTTTGTGTTACACTTACCTAAAGTGCTCAGATAAAGTTTGATTTACTGCTTGATACATATAAGTGGGCATGAGAtgcttttccatattttcatactttcatgCAAAAATCTCAATCGTATTTTCATCTGACTCATATATGGTCATTCCTATGCGAAATGTATTTTACCTCCCTTGCAGTCTTACTCAATGTGCGTAGTGGCAATATAAACTTTCGTTTTCATCCACCCCTATTATCAGAGTTCCAGAAATTGTAAACTTTGAAGCTGTTGCTCTGACTATAGATAGTTGGAGCAAAAGCTCTGACTAAGATAAAAACGGTTTGCGGTTATGAAAATCAACTTGCTTATGCTTAACAACTTGTTGTCATGTCTTGGTAAAAATGGGCctttatgtcacatttattgttatttgaTTCAGATACTATGGTGCTCCTGGAATGTAAGCATACACTTTCTAACAATATGTCTTGGCTAATAGTAAATACAGTTGCTGCTTTTTACACTTCAGAGTTGTATGGTGTTGTAAATACTTTAGATTTTTTACAAGAAATATATCAATATGTTGGCCTCAGACATAACTGTCAGATTTGCTCCCCtgttttgcaattatttttggtACTACTACCTCACATGGCGTTTTTGTGGCTATGCAGGAACAGACATTTCTTGGAAAAGCTGTGGTTTATATCAAAGGCTTCCCACATCATCACATTGGGGGCAAAATCCAACTAAATCAGTCTGTTTGGAACATGTTATGTTTTTCAACATGTGGTTTTTTTTGAGACAACACTCTTAAGAGGCTGCAGGGCGTTTTGGAGGTTGTCGTTGAGGAATGCTGTGGAAGTCAGGCCGAGGTGGGCAGatggtaaaatgttttgtttcagcacTGACAAGGTCAATTTTCAAGGGTTGGGATCCAAGTTTTACTTCCTTGTTGCCCCcacatgcaaaacaaataaagagaaataaagagttattGAAAGTTAGAAAAGCTGCTTTTGCTTTGCTGAGTTCAAAAAGAGGacttctttgtggttttgtggTGAACTATATAAAAAACTAGGATTAACTTCACTGGAATATCACCTACCACACAACTGTAAGcagtgttt contains:
- the nt5c3a gene encoding cytosolic 5'-nucleotidase 3A isoform X2; translated protein: MPQFEKPTVHMRDPERVEQIICGLIKGGASKLQVITDFDMTISKFAVNGKRCPTLHNVIDNCKLVTEECRQKLLQLKHKYYPIEIDPHLSMEEKYPFMVEWYFKSHSLLVEQRLEKHKLPEVVRESDLVLRDGYEQFFDRLHQHNVPVFIFSAGLGDVLEEVISQARVYHPNMKVVSNFMDFDDKGVLKGFKGELIHVYNKHEGALRNTDYFKQLRDYSNIILLGDSLGDLTMADGAPNVENMLKVGFLNDKVEEHLDKYMDSYDIVLVKDETLEVPNAILQKVL
- the nt5c3a gene encoding cytosolic 5'-nucleotidase 3A isoform X1 yields the protein MDRTAMVKVGAAASASVCVVFGGVALAQYIVAKKKRAGKKTKIIEMMPQFEKPTVHMRDPERVEQIICGLIKGGASKLQVITDFDMTISKFAVNGKRCPTLHNVIDNCKLVTEECRQKLLQLKHKYYPIEIDPHLSMEEKYPFMVEWYFKSHSLLVEQRLEKHKLPEVVRESDLVLRDGYEQFFDRLHQHNVPVFIFSAGLGDVLEEVISQARVYHPNMKVVSNFMDFDDKGVLKGFKGELIHVYNKHEGALRNTDYFKQLRDYSNIILLGDSLGDLTMADGAPNVENMLKVGFLNDKVEEHLDKYMDSYDIVLVKDETLEVPNAILQKVL